A stretch of the Dechloromonas sp. TW-R-39-2 genome encodes the following:
- a CDS encoding TonB-dependent receptor, giving the protein MRQHPKPTLLALALAAAFGQAGAVDREIQAETVEVVGSTPLAGVGVPRLHLPANVQSISASQMEEQESLNLPEAMLRQLPSVNLNEIQGNPFQADLNYRGFTASPLLGTAQGLSVYLDGVRINEPFGDTVNWDLLPHSAIAGMDLMPGSNPVFGLNTLGGALAIRTKSGFSHPGSKIELSGGSFGRRNVEIEHGGNAGSLGWYMAADAFSEDGWRDYSKSEAKQFFGKLSHKSAAGEADLTLTRAVTKMTGNGLLPLSMFAERRDQIFTHPDQTRNDLTQIALSGRLWLNDSQSLSGNVYHRRSTTRTLNGDLNNDFEGGAFDGVANQESGANNRTRTRQQGSGVSGQWNLSTRQHQLTVGSSFDYARMDFRQTQQIGTLDATRGITDLAAEQEENRLRGTTQTASVFGTETYALLPNLHLTGSARYNMSRVTTFDELNRAAPNLDGDHSYRKLNPAFGLSWQVVPALNAYAGFSQGNRVPTPIELGCADRANPCTLPNSMASDPYLKQVVTQTVEAGLRGKLAGDIGWNAGVYRSISSDDIIFVGTSTSAGYFTNFGKTQRQGLELGLNGRLSRVDWFANYSYLEATYQSSACLLGANNSSRGTAPECTAGGQDDEILVRKGDRLPGLPNHSAKFGLSWRTTDWLRLGGDVQAFSGQYARGNENNQHQSGTFTDALGNTRTFDGPGKTAGYAILNLNGEARLGGGWQMFAKVNNVFDKRYATAAALAENPFAGGSFQIDSGNWRRETFVAPGAPRAAWIGLRYAFGN; this is encoded by the coding sequence ATGAGACAACATCCCAAGCCCACTTTGCTCGCCCTGGCGCTGGCCGCCGCTTTTGGCCAGGCTGGTGCGGTCGACCGCGAAATCCAGGCCGAAACCGTCGAAGTCGTCGGCAGTACGCCGCTCGCCGGGGTCGGCGTGCCGCGCCTGCACTTGCCGGCCAATGTCCAGTCGATCAGCGCCAGCCAGATGGAGGAGCAGGAAAGCCTGAATCTGCCGGAAGCGATGCTGCGCCAGTTGCCCAGCGTCAATCTCAACGAGATTCAGGGCAATCCTTTCCAGGCTGACCTGAATTACCGCGGTTTCACCGCCTCGCCACTGCTCGGTACGGCGCAGGGCCTGTCGGTCTATCTCGATGGCGTGCGCATCAACGAACCGTTCGGCGACACGGTCAACTGGGATTTGCTGCCGCATTCGGCGATTGCCGGGATGGACCTGATGCCCGGTTCCAACCCGGTTTTCGGCTTGAACACGCTGGGCGGCGCGCTGGCGATCCGTACCAAGAGCGGCTTCAGTCATCCTGGCAGCAAAATTGAACTGTCCGGCGGCAGCTTCGGGCGGCGCAATGTCGAGATCGAGCATGGCGGCAACGCCGGCTCGCTCGGCTGGTATATGGCGGCTGACGCCTTCAGTGAAGACGGCTGGCGCGATTACTCGAAATCCGAGGCCAAGCAGTTCTTCGGCAAGTTGTCGCACAAAAGCGCCGCCGGCGAGGCCGATCTGACGCTGACTCGTGCAGTGACCAAGATGACCGGCAACGGCCTGCTGCCGCTATCGATGTTCGCCGAGCGGCGCGACCAGATTTTCACCCACCCCGACCAGACGCGTAACGACCTGACCCAGATCGCGCTCAGCGGTCGTCTGTGGCTGAACGACAGCCAGAGCCTGAGCGGCAATGTCTATCACCGGCGGAGCACGACACGGACCTTGAATGGCGATCTAAACAACGATTTCGAAGGCGGGGCATTCGACGGTGTGGCCAATCAGGAATCGGGCGCCAATAACCGGACCCGGACGCGGCAGCAGGGCAGCGGCGTCAGCGGGCAGTGGAATCTCAGCACCCGCCAGCATCAACTGACGGTGGGCAGCTCCTTCGATTACGCCCGGATGGATTTTCGCCAGACGCAGCAGATCGGCACCCTCGATGCGACGCGCGGCATCACTGATCTGGCTGCCGAGCAGGAAGAAAACCGGCTGCGCGGCACGACGCAGACCGCCAGCGTATTCGGCACCGAAACCTATGCCTTGCTGCCCAATCTGCACCTGACCGGCTCGGCCCGCTACAACATGAGCCGCGTCACGACGTTTGACGAACTCAATCGCGCCGCGCCGAATCTCGACGGCGACCACAGCTACCGCAAACTCAATCCGGCCTTCGGGCTGAGCTGGCAGGTCGTCCCGGCGCTCAATGCCTACGCCGGTTTCAGCCAGGGTAACCGGGTGCCGACGCCGATCGAGCTGGGTTGCGCCGACCGGGCCAATCCCTGCACCTTGCCCAATTCGATGGCTTCCGATCCCTATCTGAAACAGGTCGTCACGCAAACCGTCGAAGCCGGCCTGCGCGGCAAGCTGGCTGGCGATATTGGCTGGAATGCCGGGGTCTACCGCAGCATTTCGAGCGACGACATCATTTTCGTCGGCACCTCGACCAGCGCCGGTTATTTCACCAATTTTGGCAAGACGCAACGTCAGGGGCTGGAACTGGGCCTGAACGGCCGCCTGAGTCGTGTCGACTGGTTCGCCAATTACAGCTACCTGGAAGCCACCTATCAATCGAGCGCCTGTCTGCTCGGCGCCAACAACAGCTCGCGCGGCACCGCGCCGGAATGCACGGCAGGCGGGCAGGATGACGAAATTCTGGTGCGCAAGGGCGACCGCTTGCCCGGCTTGCCAAATCACAGCGCCAAGTTCGGCCTGAGCTGGCGGACGACCGACTGGCTGCGTCTCGGCGGCGATGTCCAGGCTTTCTCCGGCCAGTACGCCCGGGGCAACGAAAACAACCAGCACCAGTCAGGCACCTTCACCGATGCGCTGGGCAATACCCGGACTTTCGACGGTCCGGGCAAGACGGCCGGCTACGCCATCCTCAACCTGAATGGCGAAGCCCGGCTGGGCGGCGGCTGGCAGATGTTTGCCAAGGTCAATAACGTTTTCGACAAGCGTTATGCAACGGCTGCCGCGCTGGCTGAAAACCCCTTTGCCGGTGGCAGCTTCCAGATCGACTCGGGCAACTGGCGGCGCGAAACCTTCGTCGCACCGGGCGCACCGCGCGCGGCCTGGATCGGCTTGCGCTACGCCTTCGGCAACTGA
- a CDS encoding quinoprotein relay system zinc metallohydrolase 1: MKRLIALVATFLSASAGAADFDYGLQAQSVAEQVYVFIGRNEDFSTVNGGNIVNTAFIAGPGGIVVIDSGPSLRYGEQMRRAISGISGQPLALVINTHHHPDHFLGNQAFAGIPIAALPATIEGIAAEGNAFAENLFRMSGDWMKGTEVLVPNRALAAGTSEIAGRRLRLIGLDGHTGADLAVYDEKSGVLFAGDLVFNGRTPTTPHADIAHWLTALDRLETITREPGFAVLVPGHGAVTRDAAPIRQTRAWLRWLQAAMQTAAREGLDMNEVLALPLPAEFADLPVAASEYRRSVGHLFPAAEQDALGAGR, translated from the coding sequence ATGAAGCGCCTGATCGCACTCGTCGCCACGTTTTTGTCGGCCTCGGCCGGCGCCGCCGATTTCGACTACGGCCTGCAAGCCCAGTCGGTTGCCGAGCAGGTTTACGTTTTCATCGGACGCAACGAGGACTTTTCCACGGTCAACGGCGGAAATATCGTCAATACCGCTTTCATCGCCGGTCCGGGCGGCATTGTCGTGATCGACAGCGGCCCGTCGCTGCGCTACGGCGAGCAGATGCGCCGGGCGATTTCCGGGATCAGCGGCCAACCGTTGGCGCTGGTCATCAACACGCACCACCATCCTGACCATTTTCTCGGCAACCAGGCATTTGCCGGCATCCCCATCGCCGCGCTGCCGGCGACCATCGAAGGCATTGCGGCCGAGGGCAACGCCTTTGCCGAAAACCTGTTCCGGATGAGTGGCGACTGGATGAAAGGCACCGAGGTGCTCGTGCCGAACCGTGCGCTGGCTGCCGGCACAAGCGAAATCGCCGGTCGCCGCCTGCGCCTGATCGGGCTGGATGGCCATACCGGGGCCGATCTCGCGGTCTACGACGAAAAAAGCGGCGTTTTGTTTGCCGGCGATCTGGTGTTCAACGGCCGCACCCCGACTACGCCGCACGCCGATATCGCCCACTGGTTGACCGCGCTCGACCGGCTGGAGACGATCACCCGCGAGCCCGGTTTTGCCGTGTTGGTCCCCGGTCACGGCGCAGTGACGCGTGACGCCGCGCCAATTCGCCAGACCCGCGCCTGGTTGCGCTGGCTGCAAGCCGCGATGCAGACCGCGGCGCGCGAAGGGCTGGACATGAACGAGGTGCTGGCCCTGCCGCTGCCAGCCGAGTTCGCCGATCTGCCGGTGGCGGCCAGCGAATATCGCCGCTCGGTCGGCCACCTGTTTCCGGCGGCGGAGCAGGATGCGCTCGGGGCAGGGCGCTGA
- a CDS encoding dienelactone hydrolase family protein — protein sequence METTTACPARNNGVNNQSTRMPAIQNRLSKNIFIESKCQKATYRYLNAAFSATIASTMRKNHLLLVLALVIPSLSLAAIVEEVLDVPVSVKTMYGQQVNQAIKVTVFRDDQREKAPYLVLNHGRPATVAGFAGMKRQRYSDNSRYFVALGFVVLVPTRVGYGETGGPDVEDSGRCESRNFPPAYAVAADQTAAVLDFAADLAYVDRSRGVVVGQSFGGMTSITLSTRQLPGLIAAVNFAGGGGGNPASRPANPCSYHRLAALFEDYGRASRIPTLWFYSENDRYWGAELPKEWFQAFSKAGGKGKFVELPPYKDDGHGIFSGNRDAWKSEFETFLRDTGFTIPASAR from the coding sequence ATGGAAACAACGACGGCATGCCCTGCGAGAAACAATGGTGTAAATAATCAAAGCACCCGCATGCCTGCAATTCAAAATCGTCTCTCAAAGAACATTTTTATTGAATCGAAGTGCCAAAAAGCAACGTATCGTTATCTCAACGCTGCTTTCTCAGCGACAATCGCCTCCACGATGCGAAAAAACCACCTGTTACTCGTTCTGGCACTTGTGATCCCCAGCCTGTCGCTGGCCGCTATTGTCGAGGAGGTGCTCGATGTTCCGGTCAGCGTCAAAACGATGTACGGGCAGCAGGTCAATCAAGCCATCAAGGTGACGGTTTTTCGTGATGACCAGCGGGAGAAAGCGCCGTATCTGGTTTTGAATCACGGCAGGCCGGCCACTGTGGCTGGTTTTGCCGGCATGAAACGACAGCGCTATTCCGACAACTCGCGCTACTTCGTCGCTTTGGGTTTCGTCGTGCTAGTTCCTACCCGCGTCGGCTATGGAGAGACAGGCGGGCCGGATGTGGAAGATTCCGGGCGTTGCGAGAGCCGGAACTTTCCGCCGGCTTACGCGGTGGCCGCTGACCAAACGGCAGCCGTACTCGATTTTGCAGCCGATCTGGCCTATGTCGACCGGTCGCGCGGCGTGGTGGTCGGTCAATCATTCGGCGGGATGACGTCGATCACGCTTTCAACCAGGCAATTACCCGGCTTGATCGCTGCCGTCAATTTTGCCGGCGGAGGCGGCGGCAACCCGGCAAGCCGCCCGGCCAATCCCTGCAGCTATCATCGCCTCGCGGCGCTGTTCGAGGATTACGGCAGAGCATCCAGAATCCCGACGCTCTGGTTCTACAGCGAGAACGACCGCTATTGGGGCGCCGAACTGCCCAAAGAATGGTTCCAGGCGTTCAGCAAGGCCGGCGGCAAGGGAAAATTCGTTGAACTGCCACCCTACAAGGACGATGGACACGGCATTTTCAGCGGCAACCGCGATGCGTGGAAATCTGAATTTGAAACATTTCTGCGCGATACCGGATTCACGATTCCGGCATCAGCCCGATAG
- a CDS encoding excalibur calcium-binding domain-containing protein, producing the protein MWLKCMLFLAILSYRLNKMDGNNDGMPCEKQWCK; encoded by the coding sequence ATGTGGCTCAAATGCATGTTGTTTCTGGCCATTTTGAGTTACCGCCTAAACAAAATGGATGGAAACAACGACGGCATGCCCTGCGAGAAACAATGGTGTAAATAA
- a CDS encoding energy transducer TonB, with translation MRSGQGAEMAMAINFQPELRLPVVPAALSRRFVALLGLSLLFHAVLFGLISWQRKSVPPVLPTIIAVLRPASTPESGASAVVQASPAAALPPKARPEPVRPLEKGSGRNIAPAVPATVATSAASSEATYSPPAAVAAPSEALASREVATPPAKPQSEVLDAYRRRLGELLARHQEYPRVAALRGWEGEVRLRLKVARKGNLLGVQVDRSSGFEVLDQHALAMLEALAGLPPLPEALEANEIQVVVPINYKLKKTT, from the coding sequence ATGCGCTCGGGGCAGGGCGCTGAAATGGCGATGGCGATCAACTTTCAGCCGGAACTGCGCCTGCCCGTTGTGCCGGCTGCTTTGAGTCGCCGATTTGTCGCCTTGCTCGGCTTGTCGCTGCTGTTCCATGCCGTGCTGTTCGGGCTGATCAGCTGGCAGCGCAAGAGTGTGCCGCCCGTTTTGCCGACGATCATCGCCGTGCTGCGCCCGGCCAGCACGCCAGAATCCGGAGCCAGCGCCGTCGTCCAAGCGTCGCCCGCCGCTGCACTCCCCCCCAAGGCAAGGCCGGAGCCGGTTCGTCCGCTTGAAAAAGGCAGCGGACGGAACATCGCTCCGGCCGTGCCGGCCACCGTTGCCACGTCTGCTGCATCGAGCGAGGCAACGTATTCGCCACCGGCTGCCGTGGCGGCGCCGAGCGAAGCGCTGGCCAGCCGCGAAGTTGCAACTCCGCCGGCCAAGCCGCAGAGCGAGGTGCTCGATGCCTATCGTCGTCGGCTCGGCGAACTGCTGGCGCGTCACCAGGAATACCCACGCGTTGCCGCCCTGCGCGGCTGGGAGGGTGAAGTCCGGCTGCGTCTGAAAGTGGCGCGCAAGGGAAATCTGCTTGGCGTGCAGGTCGACCGCAGCAGCGGTTTCGAGGTGCTCGACCAGCACGCGCTGGCCATGCTCGAAGCGCTGGCCGGCTTGCCGCCGCTGCCCGAGGCGCTGGAAGCCAACGAAATTCAAGTCGTCGTTCCAATCAACTACAAACTCAAAAAAACAACATGA
- a CDS encoding HAMP domain-containing protein: MMRRLSLHTRVGLVFTGLAASLLLVLAALWSHGARNATHEEVEAASRVAEQWLRAMAGEMRQLPPAVLPERVLGVVKPLGRIRANELEVIAADGRLLYRSPAPTYKAGRQVPAWFAGLLTPEFEARRVALGELQLVLHPDASRSVIDAWDDLQRMAAWAVLLLVGLFLISRYALDRALRPLAQVMQALERTGSGRFDTRLPVFATPELGRLSRAFNGMADRLNAAVNDNVRLETEHEVAEQMQGRLQQERQLIARELHDELAQGITAVRALAGAIVQRSSDQPGLKLPAESIVAVTGEMQQGVRHILQRLRPASAAGLEAGLERLLVAWRMQHESIELRATIELEHARLSDAVAQTLIRIVQEGLTNVARHAAASQVELLLGEAAGQIRLLLSDNGRGCDGRRSPQAGCGFGLAGMAERIAELGGVLTMARPAAGGFCLQVCLPHHHEIMEEAS, translated from the coding sequence ATGATGCGCCGGCTCAGCCTTCACACCCGCGTCGGCCTGGTCTTTACCGGGCTGGCGGCCAGCCTGCTGCTGGTCCTCGCCGCCTTGTGGTCGCACGGCGCGCGCAATGCGACGCATGAAGAGGTCGAAGCAGCCAGCCGGGTGGCCGAGCAGTGGTTGCGGGCGATGGCCGGTGAAATGCGTCAGCTGCCGCCGGCCGTGCTGCCCGAACGGGTGCTCGGCGTGGTCAAGCCGCTCGGCCGGATTCGCGCCAACGAACTGGAAGTGATCGCCGCCGACGGCCGCCTGCTTTACCGTTCGCCGGCCCCGACCTACAAGGCCGGACGCCAGGTGCCGGCCTGGTTTGCCGGACTGCTGACGCCCGAATTCGAAGCGCGGCGCGTTGCGCTGGGTGAGTTGCAACTGGTGCTCCATCCCGACGCCTCGCGTTCGGTGATCGATGCCTGGGACGATCTGCAGCGCATGGCTGCTTGGGCCGTGCTGCTGCTCGTTGGCTTGTTCCTGATCAGCCGCTACGCCCTCGACCGCGCCCTGCGCCCGCTGGCCCAGGTCATGCAGGCGCTGGAAAGAACGGGGTCAGGACGTTTCGATACCCGCCTGCCGGTGTTTGCCACGCCGGAACTGGGCCGTCTGTCGCGTGCCTTCAATGGCATGGCCGACCGCCTGAATGCTGCGGTCAACGACAATGTACGGCTGGAAACCGAGCATGAAGTCGCTGAGCAGATGCAAGGCCGCCTGCAGCAGGAGCGCCAGTTGATTGCCCGCGAGTTGCACGATGAACTGGCCCAGGGCATTACCGCCGTGCGGGCGCTGGCCGGGGCCATCGTCCAGCGCAGCAGCGATCAGCCGGGACTCAAGCTGCCGGCCGAAAGCATTGTTGCCGTGACCGGCGAGATGCAGCAGGGCGTCAGGCATATTCTCCAGCGTCTGCGGCCGGCCTCTGCCGCCGGGCTTGAAGCCGGCCTCGAACGGCTGCTGGTCGCCTGGCGGATGCAGCATGAAAGCATCGAACTGCGCGCAACAATCGAGCTTGAACACGCCCGGTTGAGCGATGCCGTGGCCCAAACCCTGATCCGCATCGTCCAGGAAGGGCTGACCAACGTTGCCCGCCACGCTGCAGCCAGCCAGGTCGAACTGCTGCTTGGCGAAGCCGCCGGGCAGATCAGGCTGTTGCTGAGCGACAACGGCCGCGGTTGCGATGGCCGGCGTTCGCCGCAAGCCGGTTGCGGCTTTGGCTTGGCCGGCATGGCCGAGCGCATTGCCGAACTCGGCGGTGTGCTGACAATGGCACGGCCGGCGGCCGGCGGTTTCTGTTTGCAGGTTTGCCTGCCGCATCATCACGAAATCATGGAGGAAGCATCATGA
- a CDS encoding quinoprotein dehydrogenase-associated SoxYZ-like carrier: protein MKFPLTIAAIALAALMSPADAAALKESGDPLASARWGDMQKSLLGNAPVLFDPRVKVIAPSTAENPMQVPVTIDATALPGVQEVLVFADFNPIVQVLRFFPEASGAYLGFRVKLQQSTPVRAAVRTADGVWHVGGTWVNTVGGGCTAPSGASASKAWQQKLNMVSGRQWSEGPYSGRVRLSIVHPMDTGLVAGTPAFHLEEVELSDAAGQRLMRLQTYEPVAENPVFTLNRGAVSGPVEARGRDNNGNTFKAQIEQ from the coding sequence ATGAAATTTCCTTTGACCATTGCCGCCATTGCGCTGGCCGCGCTGATGTCGCCAGCCGATGCCGCCGCGCTGAAAGAGAGCGGTGATCCGCTCGCTTCGGCGCGCTGGGGCGACATGCAGAAAAGCCTGCTCGGCAATGCGCCGGTGCTGTTTGATCCGCGCGTCAAGGTGATCGCCCCGTCGACCGCCGAGAACCCGATGCAGGTGCCGGTGACGATCGACGCCACGGCCTTGCCCGGCGTGCAGGAAGTGCTGGTCTTTGCCGATTTCAATCCGATCGTCCAGGTGCTGCGTTTCTTCCCCGAAGCCAGTGGCGCCTACCTCGGTTTCCGCGTCAAGTTGCAACAATCGACACCGGTGCGCGCTGCCGTGCGCACGGCGGATGGCGTCTGGCATGTCGGCGGCACCTGGGTCAATACGGTAGGCGGCGGCTGCACTGCACCGTCCGGCGCATCGGCCTCGAAAGCCTGGCAGCAGAAACTGAACATGGTCAGCGGCCGGCAGTGGTCGGAAGGCCCGTACAGCGGCCGCGTCCGCTTGAGCATCGTGCATCCGATGGATACCGGGCTGGTTGCCGGCACGCCGGCCTTTCATCTTGAAGAAGTCGAATTGAGCGACGCCGCTGGCCAGCGCCTGATGCGCCTGCAGACTTACGAACCGGTCGCCGAAAATCCGGTGTTCACGCTGAATCGCGGTGCGGTTAGCGGGCCGGTCGAAGCGCGCGGGCGCGACAACAACGGCAATACCTTCAAGGCGCAGATCGAACAATGA
- a CDS encoding GNAT family N-acetyltransferase — protein MLTIRQARFPDEHDDVISIFREYVKSPTVSLDFQDYETEFAGLPGKYAAPEGRLFLARQGDAVLGCAALRRIDASTYEMKRVYVRPSARGQQLGRKLVEQLIAEARQAGYRRICLDVLPEFVAAQKLYESLGFSVAEPVSFNPVPGTQYLALALQDPA, from the coding sequence ATGCTCACCATTCGACAAGCCCGCTTCCCGGATGAACACGACGACGTTATTTCGATTTTCCGCGAGTACGTCAAAAGCCCGACTGTCAGCCTCGATTTTCAGGATTACGAGACGGAGTTTGCAGGGCTACCGGGCAAGTATGCGGCGCCGGAGGGGCGTCTTTTCCTGGCGCGCCAAGGAGATGCCGTTCTCGGCTGCGCCGCCCTGCGCCGGATTGATGCGTCGACCTACGAAATGAAACGGGTTTATGTTCGCCCATCGGCGAGAGGCCAACAACTCGGCCGCAAACTCGTCGAGCAGCTGATCGCCGAAGCCAGGCAGGCCGGTTATCGGCGCATCTGTCTCGACGTTTTACCGGAGTTCGTGGCGGCGCAGAAGCTTTACGAATCGCTCGGCTTTTCGGTCGCCGAACCGGTCAGCTTCAACCCGGTGCCCGGCACACAATACCTGGCCTTAGCCCTGCAAGACCCAGCATAA
- a CDS encoding response regulator, with product MNSSLHGIRVMLADDHAIVRLGFRLLLEGAGAEVVGEAETGESAIRLYAESTPDLVVMDVSMPGIGGLAALERLLVWAPKAQVLMLSAHHDDIVPVRALRLGASGYLCKRAAPEEFLRAVGQVAAGRRYIDPELAQNVALAQLSGSANPVDSLTEKELAVFLKLAEGRSVNDVASDFCLSPSTVGTHLYHIKQKLNLQNAAELTLVAVRNGLIEA from the coding sequence ATGAATTCCAGTCTGCACGGCATTCGCGTCATGCTGGCCGACGATCACGCCATCGTCCGCCTGGGTTTTCGGCTGCTGCTCGAAGGGGCCGGAGCCGAAGTGGTCGGTGAGGCAGAAACCGGCGAAAGCGCCATCCGGCTTTATGCCGAGTCCACGCCCGATCTGGTGGTGATGGATGTGTCGATGCCCGGCATTGGCGGGTTGGCGGCGCTCGAACGGCTGCTCGTCTGGGCGCCGAAAGCGCAGGTGCTGATGTTGTCGGCACACCACGACGACATCGTTCCCGTCCGCGCCCTGCGTCTCGGCGCAAGTGGCTACCTGTGCAAGCGTGCCGCGCCGGAAGAATTCCTGCGGGCGGTCGGGCAGGTTGCGGCCGGGCGGCGCTACATCGATCCTGAACTGGCGCAGAACGTCGCGCTGGCCCAGCTCTCTGGTTCAGCCAATCCGGTCGACAGCCTGACCGAAAAGGAACTGGCCGTTTTCCTCAAACTGGCCGAAGGGCGCTCGGTCAACGACGTGGCCAGCGATTTTTGCCTCAGTCCGAGCACGGTCGGGACGCACCTTTATCACATCAAGCAAAAGCTCAATTTGCAGAACGCCGCCGAACTGACGCTGGTCGCCGTGCGCAACGGGCTGATCGAAGCCTGA
- a CDS encoding TonB-dependent receptor encodes MKHRLSCIAAALTPIFSLGTAWAADVMLDPVAVTGSRIEHNTFDLAAAVDVVDAARIGADQAKVNVSEALAGVPGISVQNRQNYAQDLQISSRGFGARSAFGVRGIRLMADGIPASMPDGQGQAATFNLDRAERIEVMRGPMSSIYGNHAGGVIQMFTADGKGAPSIEGGLVTGSYGMWKADLSAQGEAAGMGYVLDTSRFSTDGYRAHSSAQRDQSSAKLTFAPDADSRLMLVANAFTQTADDPLGVTWGRFGSNPRSVETVAEQYNTRKSIDHMQGGVSYERRFGEQSVQVSAYAGQRTVIQYQSIPRSTQLVTGATPANSLNRRSSGGVIDFDRDFSGVSGRWTGKYDLAGGKLTTTVGVEYEQSVDQRRGYENYIGTTLGLAGSLRRKEEDRVTTFDQYAQAEWQGERWNFTGGLRHSRVAFKVSDSYITTGNGDDSGSVSYEKTTPMLTALYRLTPTINLYASAARGFETPTMNELFYSGPNSSFSFDLKAATSTHFETGLKALVGDDSRVDVALFQIRTSDELVVASSSGGRTSYRNAGQTLRRGIEAAVDSRWGLGFTSRLAYTLLDARYDEAFTTTVLGVSTPVDAGSRLPGVAAQTLFGELAWRHAPSGFHIAAEGIARSKVYVEDSNSQQAAPAYTIANLRMGVDQQVGSLKMRAFARLDNIFDRQYVGSVVVGDGNGRFYESAPGRNWLLGVNAKYAF; translated from the coding sequence ATGAAACACCGTCTGAGCTGCATTGCCGCTGCATTGACCCCGATTTTTTCGCTCGGTACAGCCTGGGCTGCCGATGTGATGCTTGATCCCGTTGCTGTGACCGGCAGCCGGATCGAACACAATACGTTCGACCTGGCTGCTGCGGTCGACGTCGTCGATGCGGCCAGAATCGGGGCCGATCAGGCGAAGGTCAATGTTTCCGAGGCGCTGGCCGGGGTGCCGGGAATTTCGGTGCAGAACCGCCAGAACTACGCGCAGGACCTGCAGATTTCCTCGCGCGGCTTTGGCGCCCGTTCGGCCTTTGGCGTGCGCGGCATTCGTCTGATGGCCGATGGCATTCCAGCCTCGATGCCGGATGGTCAGGGGCAGGCGGCCACCTTCAATCTTGATCGGGCCGAACGCATCGAAGTCATGCGTGGCCCGATGTCGTCGATCTACGGCAATCACGCTGGCGGGGTGATCCAGATGTTTACCGCCGACGGCAAGGGTGCGCCGAGCATCGAAGGCGGTCTGGTGACCGGCAGCTACGGCATGTGGAAGGCTGATCTTTCGGCCCAGGGCGAAGCGGCCGGGATGGGTTATGTGCTAGATACCTCGCGCTTTTCGACCGATGGCTACCGGGCGCACAGCAGCGCCCAGCGCGACCAGAGTTCGGCCAAGCTGACTTTTGCGCCGGATGCCGACAGCCGCTTGATGCTGGTCGCCAATGCCTTTACCCAGACGGCAGACGATCCGCTGGGCGTGACTTGGGGGCGCTTTGGCAGCAATCCGCGCAGTGTCGAAACGGTGGCCGAGCAGTACAACACGCGCAAAAGCATCGATCACATGCAGGGCGGCGTGAGCTATGAACGTCGCTTTGGCGAGCAAAGCGTGCAGGTTTCAGCTTATGCCGGCCAGCGTACGGTGATCCAGTACCAGTCGATTCCGCGGTCGACGCAGTTGGTGACCGGTGCGACGCCGGCCAATTCACTGAACCGTCGCAGCTCCGGCGGGGTGATCGATTTTGATCGCGATTTCTCCGGCGTTTCCGGTCGCTGGACCGGCAAGTACGATCTGGCCGGCGGCAAGCTGACGACCACCGTCGGCGTCGAGTACGAGCAGTCGGTCGATCAGCGGCGCGGCTACGAGAATTACATCGGAACGACGCTTGGCCTGGCCGGCTCACTGCGCCGCAAGGAAGAAGATCGCGTCACCACCTTCGACCAGTACGCCCAGGCCGAATGGCAGGGCGAGCGTTGGAATTTCACCGGTGGCCTGCGCCACAGCCGGGTGGCTTTCAAGGTGAGCGACAGCTACATTACGACCGGCAATGGCGACGACAGCGGCAGCGTCAGCTACGAAAAAACTACGCCGATGCTCACCGCGCTCTATCGCCTGACGCCGACAATCAATCTTTACGCCAGTGCGGCCCGCGGCTTCGAAACGCCGACCATGAATGAACTGTTCTACTCCGGCCCGAACAGCAGCTTCAGCTTCGACCTCAAGGCGGCCACCAGCACGCATTTCGAAACCGGCCTCAAGGCGCTGGTCGGTGACGACAGCCGGGTGGATGTTGCGCTGTTCCAGATCAGGACGAGCGACGAACTGGTCGTCGCCTCCAGCTCTGGTGGACGGACCAGCTACCGCAACGCCGGCCAGACCCTGCGCCGAGGCATCGAAGCTGCGGTCGACAGCCGCTGGGGCCTCGGTTTCACCAGCCGTCTGGCCTACACCCTGCTGGATGCGCGTTACGACGAAGCATTCACCACCACGGTTCTCGGTGTTTCCACACCGGTCGATGCCGGCAGCCGTTTGCCCGGCGTCGCCGCCCAGACGCTGTTTGGCGAACTGGCCTGGCGCCATGCGCCGAGCGGCTTCCACATCGCCGCCGAAGGCATCGCACGCAGCAAGGTTTATGTCGAAGACAGCAACAGCCAGCAAGCCGCCCCGGCCTACACCATCGCCAATCTGCGCATGGGCGTCGATCAACAGGTCGGGTCGCTCAAAATGCGTGCCTTTGCCCGTCTGGACAATATTTTTGACCGCCAGTACGTTGGCTCGGTCGTCGTCGGCGACGGCAACGGCCGCTTCTACGAATCGGCCCCCGGCCGGAACTGGCTGCTTGGGGTGAATGCCAAGTACGCGTTTTGA